In the Acetobacterium sp. KB-1 genome, TGTTAAACCTTCGCCGGACCAGTAGCCACCGTTCTGAAGCATCGATAGAACTGAAAAGATTATCAGGGCGCCAATCGGAATAATCAGGTCCCAGATCGTACCCTTACCATCCATTAGAACTTTTTCTTCCAGCTCAGTATCCAGAGCTCCCAGGTCTCCGGTTTCAAGCGCCTGCTTTTCAACTCGGGCCATCGGTCCGAAATCCAGGTTGGTTATCGAAAGAATGATGACCATCAAAATACTTAAAAGAGCATAGAGATTATAAGGAATCGTCGACATAAAAGCGCTCAGTTCATTCTGAAAGGCCCCAGTTTCATAAAGAGTCGATCCGACCGCCGCTGCCCAACTAGAAATCGGAGCAATGATACAAATTGGAGCCGCAGTGGAATCGATGATATAAGCGAGTTTGGCCCGAGGAATCTGATATTTATCGGTGACCGGCTTCATTACGGTACCTACAGTTAGACAATTAAAGTAATCATCGACAAATATAATGACCCCTAAGGCACTGGTGGCCAGCTGGGCACTGCGTCTCGATTTAAGCTTAGTTGTAGCCCAATTGCCATAGGCTCTTGATCCTCCGGCGATGGTCACCACATAAACCAGGGCGCCCAGCAGCCCCAAAAATAGGATAATGTTGAATTTACCTGGATCACCCACGGTTTCGGCCATTAAACCAAAGGCAACCGTTCCCATTTCAACAAGACCCCCACCACTACTGACAACATAGATCAGAGTTCCAGATAAGATTCCGATAAGCAGAGCAGAGATGACTTCTTTAGTA is a window encoding:
- a CDS encoding Na+/H+ antiporter NhaC family protein yields the protein MLETVDVGILSIIPPIIAIVLALITKEVISALLIGILSGTLIYVVSSGGGLVEMGTVAFGLMAETVGDPGKFNIILFLGLLGALVYVVTIAGGSRAYGNWATTKLKSRRSAQLATSALGVIIFVDDYFNCLTVGTVMKPVTDKYQIPRAKLAYIIDSTAAPICIIAPISSWAAAVGSTLYETGAFQNELSAFMSTIPYNLYALLSILMVIILSITNLDFGPMARVEKQALETGDLGALDTELEEKVLMDGKGTIWDLIIPIGALIIFSVLSMLQNGGYWSGEGLTLSAAFGNCDASAALVMGAFWALVVTFLLFIPRKLIDFKTFMGGIGEGIKTMVPAYIILTLAWTIGALCQDLLGTGLFIGELVKASNIPVGLIPAMIFLVSALLSFSIGTAWGTFGIFIPIVVMISQYTSPELMVVTLSATLAGSVFGDHCSPISDTTILSSTGAGCDHIQHVSTQMLYAIVVAACSFVGYLVAGLTYGNLILTWITSIGLLIVSLIVFHRISKSRINRLNYSTPD